From Thamnophis elegans isolate rThaEle1 chromosome 12, rThaEle1.pri, whole genome shotgun sequence, one genomic window encodes:
- the HNRNPUL1 gene encoding heterogeneous nuclear ribonucleoprotein U-like protein 1 isoform X1, with amino-acid sequence MDVRRLRVSELKEELGRRGLDTRGLKAELAGRLHAALEAEQARGGSGSGSDGEPLSDGHYGIRDNTRQDNRQGYQSFEHFNIKQENELGYERVPVSQDRSDMKTEIKEEEAPPSHNMPASGYNAPPSNYSSSVSGYNTSASSYNAPSSGYNTSDSYQPWQQQQQQQQPQQGHKRTFDESRGRGYYEYREDKRGRSPQPPAEDDEDDFDDTLVAIDTYNCDLHFKVARDRYSGYPLTIEGFAYLWSGARATYGVRRGRVCYEMKINEEISVKHLPPTEPDPHVVRIGWSLDSCSTQLGEEAFSYGYGGTAKKSTSSKFENYGETFSENDVITCLVDFECGDDVEMSFMKNGKWLGVAYQVRKENLGGQALFPHVLAKNCAIEFNFGQREDTFFPIPPGFTFIQHLPLSERVRGTIGPKNKRECEILMMVGLPAAGKTTWAIKHAAANPAKKYNILGTNAIMDKMRVMGLRRQRNYAGRWDVLIQQATQCLNRLIQIAARKKRNYILDQTNVYGSAQRRKMRPFEGFQRKAIVICPTDEDLKDRTIKRTDEEGKDVPDHAVLEMKANFTLPESGDFLDSVVYIEVQRDEAEKLVRQYNDEGKKAGPPPEKRFDSWGGGGGGGGGGFRGRGGGGGFQRFDNRGPPMSSRGGFQNRGGGGGGGGGGGGSGGGGGGYRGGGGSGGGIGGGGGGSGGFNRGGYNQNRWGSGNRDNNNNTRGSYNQNNQQQSSYSPARDQNPYKSSSIAPAPPPPAMGPATNPPPVSYNQGAQQSYSQPYSPPSSYSQGAYTAPSYNYGSYGSYSQSYTQPPPPPPPAPTPPAYSQPNYSQYQQYTQQWNQYYQNQGQWPQYYGNYDYGSYTGTSQGGSSTQ; translated from the exons ATGGATGTGCGGAGGCTGCGCGTCAGCGAGCTGAAGGAGGAGCTCGGCCGCCGCGGCCTCGACACCCGCGGGCTCAAGGCCGAACTGGCCGGGCGGCTGCATGCGGCGCTAGAAGCTGAGCAGGCCCGAGGAGGCTCGGGCTCTGGCTCGGACGGAGAGCCGCTCTCTGACGGACACT ATGGCATCCGTGACAACACTCGCCAAGACAACCGGCAAGGATATCAGTCTTTTGAGCATTTCAATATTAAACAGGAGAACGAATTGGGTTACGAGCGTGTGCCTGTAAGCCAAGATCGATCAG ACATGAAGACAGAAATAAAGGAAGAGGAGGCCCCTCCCAGCCACAACATGCCGGCGTCTGGTTACAACGCACCCCCCTCTAACTACAGTTCTTCCGTTTCTGGCTACAATACCTCGGCTTCCTCTTACAATGCGCCCTCCTCCGGGTATAACACCTCAGACTCATATCAGCcctggcaacagcagcagcagcagcagcagccacagcaAGGCCACAAGAGGACATTTGACGAGTCCAGGGGGCGCGGGTATTACGAATATCGCGAGGATAAAAG GGGCCGATCTCCTCAGCCGCCCGCGGAAGACGATGAGGACGATTTTGACGACACCCTGGTGGCCATCGATACCT ATAATTgcgatctccatttcaaagtggcCCGCGATCGATACAGTGGATACCCTCTGACCATCGAAGGATTTGCTTACCTCTGGTCAGGCGCACGAGCGACGTACGGGGTGCGGCGTGGAAGGGTGTGCTATGAGATGAAG ATCAACGAAGAGATCTCCGTCAAACACCTTCCTCCCACTGAACCAGATCCTCACGTTGTGCGTATTGGCTGGTCACTGGATTCATGTAGCACTCAGTTAG GTGAAGAGGCTTTCTCCTATGGCTACGGAGGCACCGCAAAGAAATCCACCAGTTCCAAGTTTGAAAATTACGGTGAGACCTTTTCCGAGAACGACGTCATCACTTGTCTCGTG gACTTCGAGTGTGGCGACGATGTTGAAATGTCCTTCATGAAGAATGGGAAGTGGCTAGGGGTGGCCTATCAAGTACGGAAGGAGAATTTGGGAGGGCAGGCCCTGTTCCCTCATGTCCTGGCGAAGAACTGTGCCATCGAGTTCAACTTCGGCCAAAGGGAAGACACCTTCTTTCCGATTCCACCAGGATTCACCTTCATACAGCATCTCCCCCTGTCCGAGAGAGTTCGGGGCACAATTGGACCAAAGAACAAAAGGGAATGTGAA ATCTTGATGATGGTGGGGTTGCCTGCCGCTGGGAAGACTACGTGGGCCATTAAGCATGCCGCAGCCAATCCAGCCAAGAAGTATAATATTTTGGGAACAAACGCCATTATGGACAAAATGAGG GTAATGGGACTCCGACGGCAGCGCAATTACGCCGGCCGCTGGGACGTTCTCATCCAGCAAGCGACACAGTGCCTGAACCGCCTAATCCAGATTGCAGCACGGAAGAAGCGGAATTACATCCTGGATCAG ACAAATGTTTATGGGTCGGCCCAGAGACGAAAAATGCGTCCTTTTGAAGGTTTTCAACGCAAAGCCATCGTCATTTGTCCCACGGACGAGGATTTAAAAGATCGGACAATAAAGCGCACCGATGAAGAGGGGAAGGACGTGCCCGATCACGCGGTGTTAGAAATGAAAG CCAACTTTACCCTGCCGGAATCTGGCGATTTCCTCGACTCGGTGGTTTACATCGAGGTGCAGCGGGACGAGGCGGAGAAGCTGGTGAGGCAGTACAACGATGAAGGCAAGAAAGCTGGCCCGCCTCCCGAAAAGCGGTTCGACAGCtggggcggaggaggaggagggggcggcggcggatTCCGCGGccgaggaggcggaggaggattTCAGCGCTTTGACAATCGAGGGCCGCCCATGAGCAGTCGGGGCGGCTTCCAGAACCGAGGAGGTGGTGGCGGCggaggcggcggaggaggaggcagcggaggaggaggaggcggctacAGAGGCGGTGGTGGAAGTGGCGGCGGAATTGGAGGTGGTGGCGGCGGAAGTGGAG GCTTCAACCGAGGCGGCTACAACCAGAACCGCTGGGGGAGTGGAAACCGAGACAACAATAACAACACCCGAGGCAGCTACAATCAGAACAACCAACAGCAGAGCAGCTACAGCCCGGCACGCGACCAGAATCCTTACAAGAGCAGCAGCATTGCTCCTGCTCCCCCTCCTCCAGCCATGGGCCCTGCCACCAACCCCCCACCGGTGTCGTACAATCAAGGGGCACAG CAAAGCTACAGCCAGCCCTACAGCCCGCCTTCCAGCTACAGCCAGGGGGCCTACACTGCTCCCAGCTACAACTACGGAAGTTACGGCAGTTACAGCCAAAGTTACacccagcctcctcctcctcctccgccagcCCCAACCCCACCAGCCTACAGTCAGCCCAACTACAGCCAGTACCAACAG TACACCCAACAATGGAATCAATACTATCAAAACCAGGGTCAGTGGCCTCAGTACTACGGCAACTACGACTACGGGAGCTACACGGGCACCTCGCAGGGAGGCTCAAGCACACAGTGA
- the HNRNPUL1 gene encoding heterogeneous nuclear ribonucleoprotein U-like protein 1 isoform X2, translating into MDVRRLRVSELKEELGRRGLDTRGLKAELAGRLHAALEAEQARGGSGSGSDGEPLSDGHYGIRDNTRQDNRQGYQSFEHFNIKQENELGYERVPVSQDRSDMKTEIKEEEAPPSHNMPASGYNAPPSNYSSSVSGYNTSASSYNAPSSGYNTSDSYQPWQQQQQQQQPQQGHKRTFDESRGRGYYEYREDKRGRSPQPPAEDDEDDFDDTLVAIDTYNCDLHFKVARDRYSGYPLTIEGFAYLWSGARATYGVRRGRVCYEMKINEEISVKHLPPTEPDPHVVRIGWSLDSCSTQLGEEAFSYGYGGTAKKSTSSKFENYGETFSENDVITCLVDFECGDDVEMSFMKNGKWLGVAYQVRKENLGGQALFPHVLAKNCAIEFNFGQREDTFFPIPPGFTFIQHLPLSERVRGTIGPKNKRECEILMMVGLPAAGKTTWAIKHAAANPAKKYNILGTNAIMDKMRVMGLRRQRNYAGRWDVLIQQATQCLNRLIQIAARKKRNYILDQTNVYGSAQRRKMRPFEGFQRKAIVICPTDEDLKDRTIKRTDEEGKDVPDHAVLEMKANFTLPESGDFLDSVVYIEVQRDEAEKLVRQYNDEGKKAGPPPEKRFDSWGGGGGGGGGGFRGRGGGGGFQRFDNRGPPMSSRGGFQNRGGGGGGGGGGGGSGGGGGGYRGGGGSGGGIGGFNRGGYNQNRWGSGNRDNNNNTRGSYNQNNQQQSSYSPARDQNPYKSSSIAPAPPPPAMGPATNPPPVSYNQGAQQSYSQPYSPPSSYSQGAYTAPSYNYGSYGSYSQSYTQPPPPPPPAPTPPAYSQPNYSQYQQYTQQWNQYYQNQGQWPQYYGNYDYGSYTGTSQGGSSTQ; encoded by the exons ATGGATGTGCGGAGGCTGCGCGTCAGCGAGCTGAAGGAGGAGCTCGGCCGCCGCGGCCTCGACACCCGCGGGCTCAAGGCCGAACTGGCCGGGCGGCTGCATGCGGCGCTAGAAGCTGAGCAGGCCCGAGGAGGCTCGGGCTCTGGCTCGGACGGAGAGCCGCTCTCTGACGGACACT ATGGCATCCGTGACAACACTCGCCAAGACAACCGGCAAGGATATCAGTCTTTTGAGCATTTCAATATTAAACAGGAGAACGAATTGGGTTACGAGCGTGTGCCTGTAAGCCAAGATCGATCAG ACATGAAGACAGAAATAAAGGAAGAGGAGGCCCCTCCCAGCCACAACATGCCGGCGTCTGGTTACAACGCACCCCCCTCTAACTACAGTTCTTCCGTTTCTGGCTACAATACCTCGGCTTCCTCTTACAATGCGCCCTCCTCCGGGTATAACACCTCAGACTCATATCAGCcctggcaacagcagcagcagcagcagcagccacagcaAGGCCACAAGAGGACATTTGACGAGTCCAGGGGGCGCGGGTATTACGAATATCGCGAGGATAAAAG GGGCCGATCTCCTCAGCCGCCCGCGGAAGACGATGAGGACGATTTTGACGACACCCTGGTGGCCATCGATACCT ATAATTgcgatctccatttcaaagtggcCCGCGATCGATACAGTGGATACCCTCTGACCATCGAAGGATTTGCTTACCTCTGGTCAGGCGCACGAGCGACGTACGGGGTGCGGCGTGGAAGGGTGTGCTATGAGATGAAG ATCAACGAAGAGATCTCCGTCAAACACCTTCCTCCCACTGAACCAGATCCTCACGTTGTGCGTATTGGCTGGTCACTGGATTCATGTAGCACTCAGTTAG GTGAAGAGGCTTTCTCCTATGGCTACGGAGGCACCGCAAAGAAATCCACCAGTTCCAAGTTTGAAAATTACGGTGAGACCTTTTCCGAGAACGACGTCATCACTTGTCTCGTG gACTTCGAGTGTGGCGACGATGTTGAAATGTCCTTCATGAAGAATGGGAAGTGGCTAGGGGTGGCCTATCAAGTACGGAAGGAGAATTTGGGAGGGCAGGCCCTGTTCCCTCATGTCCTGGCGAAGAACTGTGCCATCGAGTTCAACTTCGGCCAAAGGGAAGACACCTTCTTTCCGATTCCACCAGGATTCACCTTCATACAGCATCTCCCCCTGTCCGAGAGAGTTCGGGGCACAATTGGACCAAAGAACAAAAGGGAATGTGAA ATCTTGATGATGGTGGGGTTGCCTGCCGCTGGGAAGACTACGTGGGCCATTAAGCATGCCGCAGCCAATCCAGCCAAGAAGTATAATATTTTGGGAACAAACGCCATTATGGACAAAATGAGG GTAATGGGACTCCGACGGCAGCGCAATTACGCCGGCCGCTGGGACGTTCTCATCCAGCAAGCGACACAGTGCCTGAACCGCCTAATCCAGATTGCAGCACGGAAGAAGCGGAATTACATCCTGGATCAG ACAAATGTTTATGGGTCGGCCCAGAGACGAAAAATGCGTCCTTTTGAAGGTTTTCAACGCAAAGCCATCGTCATTTGTCCCACGGACGAGGATTTAAAAGATCGGACAATAAAGCGCACCGATGAAGAGGGGAAGGACGTGCCCGATCACGCGGTGTTAGAAATGAAAG CCAACTTTACCCTGCCGGAATCTGGCGATTTCCTCGACTCGGTGGTTTACATCGAGGTGCAGCGGGACGAGGCGGAGAAGCTGGTGAGGCAGTACAACGATGAAGGCAAGAAAGCTGGCCCGCCTCCCGAAAAGCGGTTCGACAGCtggggcggaggaggaggagggggcggcggcggatTCCGCGGccgaggaggcggaggaggattTCAGCGCTTTGACAATCGAGGGCCGCCCATGAGCAGTCGGGGCGGCTTCCAGAACCGAGGAGGTGGTGGCGGCggaggcggcggaggaggaggcagcggaggaggaggaggcggctacAGAGGCGGTGGTGGAAGTGGCGGCGGAATTGGAG GCTTCAACCGAGGCGGCTACAACCAGAACCGCTGGGGGAGTGGAAACCGAGACAACAATAACAACACCCGAGGCAGCTACAATCAGAACAACCAACAGCAGAGCAGCTACAGCCCGGCACGCGACCAGAATCCTTACAAGAGCAGCAGCATTGCTCCTGCTCCCCCTCCTCCAGCCATGGGCCCTGCCACCAACCCCCCACCGGTGTCGTACAATCAAGGGGCACAG CAAAGCTACAGCCAGCCCTACAGCCCGCCTTCCAGCTACAGCCAGGGGGCCTACACTGCTCCCAGCTACAACTACGGAAGTTACGGCAGTTACAGCCAAAGTTACacccagcctcctcctcctcctccgccagcCCCAACCCCACCAGCCTACAGTCAGCCCAACTACAGCCAGTACCAACAG TACACCCAACAATGGAATCAATACTATCAAAACCAGGGTCAGTGGCCTCAGTACTACGGCAACTACGACTACGGGAGCTACACGGGCACCTCGCAGGGAGGCTCAAGCACACAGTGA